Proteins found in one Maridesulfovibrio sp. genomic segment:
- a CDS encoding response regulator: protein METKHILVVEDSLTQAVKLEYILFERGFQVSLVANGENALEFLEGKDVDLVISDVVMPGMDGYKLCEKLRDNKRFKNVPVILLTSLSDPGDIIRGLKSGATNFVTKPYDEDFLIARIESVLKNKNFDSEDSFQEVDFEFQGVKHVLKADFSQVFHLLLATYENTLLQSRQLDIANRKLLARDEQLSSVLASMSAKIAVLDPEMKIIAANDSWREIFMPGTTEAGLDGVDFKEAIYSSGCLRGSLNELIDGVRSVVDGKNDKFSYEYSFVNENKPCWYMLEVTPMQGESGGAVASFIEITERKEMEREIIKARDAAQKANRFKSRFLASMSHEIRTPLNAIIGLTDLTLRSDLSKKQADNLDLVKLSADQLLHLINDILDLSKVEARMLILEENDFRLGEALQEVIKSMEQQARNKGLAINIDIGDDVPEVVIGDAVRLKQILYNLVGNSLKFTEHGGVFVQVSTLEDRAASEEVVIQVAVRDTGIGIPADKQAIVFESFRQADDSTTRKFGGTGLGLAISRELVEMMGGKIGVKSSEGFGSVFSFSVLLKKGDQDKVPAGPAVTSPIDSTSEDKFSILLVEDNPINVRVATSMLEKMGHSVDVASNGLEAVSMLSGIEVDLVLMDIEMPEMDGFTASKAIRNGKSGDAARKVPIIAMSAHAMTGVKDKCTRAGMNTYIAKPVQYAALQEIILRTMNDSSAVALPVAEPVPFAEKIVDFEKADRMYQGDTSLYDELCAMFLKDIHTDIGNFKAALADDSSVAKRIIHTVKSNCAAICASRACAAAMQLEKALINEDVAGVEKNLASFEEEAEMVCEELK from the coding sequence GTGGAAACCAAGCATATTCTGGTCGTTGAAGACAGCCTGACTCAGGCCGTTAAACTGGAATACATACTTTTTGAAAGAGGATTTCAGGTCTCCCTGGTAGCCAACGGCGAGAACGCCCTTGAATTTTTGGAAGGCAAGGATGTTGATCTGGTCATAAGTGATGTGGTCATGCCCGGTATGGATGGGTATAAGCTTTGTGAAAAGCTCAGGGATAACAAACGCTTTAAAAATGTTCCGGTTATTCTGCTGACCAGTCTTTCCGATCCCGGCGATATTATCAGGGGGCTTAAGAGCGGAGCTACTAACTTTGTTACCAAACCTTACGATGAAGATTTTCTGATCGCCCGTATTGAATCTGTTCTAAAGAATAAAAATTTTGATTCGGAAGATTCATTTCAGGAAGTTGATTTTGAATTTCAAGGCGTTAAGCATGTGCTGAAGGCCGATTTCAGTCAGGTCTTTCATCTGTTACTTGCTACCTATGAAAATACTCTTCTGCAGTCCCGGCAGCTTGATATCGCCAACCGTAAGCTTCTTGCACGTGATGAACAGTTGAGTTCTGTGCTGGCTTCCATGTCGGCCAAGATAGCCGTTCTAGATCCGGAAATGAAAATCATCGCCGCGAATGACTCGTGGCGGGAAATTTTTATGCCCGGAACTACCGAGGCCGGATTGGATGGCGTTGATTTTAAAGAGGCTATTTATTCTTCCGGCTGTCTGCGTGGATCATTGAACGAATTGATCGACGGGGTTCGGTCTGTGGTGGACGGTAAAAATGATAAATTTTCTTATGAGTATTCTTTCGTAAATGAGAACAAACCCTGCTGGTACATGCTGGAAGTTACTCCCATGCAGGGTGAATCCGGCGGGGCTGTCGCTTCTTTTATTGAGATAACTGAGCGAAAGGAAATGGAGCGGGAAATCATCAAGGCCCGTGACGCGGCGCAAAAGGCCAACCGTTTTAAATCCCGGTTTCTGGCTTCCATGAGCCATGAAATACGTACCCCCCTTAATGCCATTATCGGCTTGACCGACCTGACCCTGCGTTCCGATCTTTCCAAGAAACAGGCGGATAACCTTGATCTTGTAAAACTCTCTGCTGACCAGCTTTTGCATCTTATCAATGATATTCTGGATCTGTCCAAAGTTGAAGCCCGTATGCTCATACTGGAAGAAAATGATTTCCGGCTGGGAGAAGCCCTGCAGGAAGTCATCAAGAGTATGGAGCAGCAGGCAAGGAACAAGGGCTTGGCTATTAATATTGATATCGGTGATGATGTGCCCGAAGTTGTCATCGGAGATGCGGTTCGGTTAAAGCAGATCCTGTACAATCTTGTAGGCAATTCACTTAAATTCACCGAACATGGCGGGGTTTTTGTTCAGGTAAGCACGCTTGAAGACCGTGCTGCCAGCGAAGAGGTTGTTATTCAGGTTGCGGTCCGTGATACCGGTATAGGTATTCCCGCTGATAAGCAGGCTATTGTTTTTGAAAGTTTTCGGCAGGCGGATGATTCCACAACCCGTAAGTTCGGCGGAACCGGGCTGGGGCTGGCTATCTCCCGTGAATTGGTTGAAATGATGGGTGGAAAAATCGGAGTTAAGAGTTCTGAAGGTTTTGGCAGTGTTTTTTCTTTTTCAGTGCTCCTTAAAAAAGGGGATCAGGATAAGGTTCCTGCCGGACCGGCCGTTACATCACCTATAGATTCCACCTCTGAGGATAAGTTTTCCATACTTCTGGTCGAAGATAATCCCATTAATGTGCGTGTGGCTACAAGCATGCTGGAAAAGATGGGTCATAGCGTTGATGTTGCATCCAACGGCCTGGAAGCGGTAAGTATGCTTTCCGGTATTGAAGTCGATCTTGTGTTGATGGATATTGAAATGCCGGAAATGGACGGTTTCACTGCGTCAAAGGCTATCCGCAACGGCAAATCAGGCGACGCGGCACGCAAGGTCCCGATTATAGCTATGTCCGCTCATGCCATGACCGGTGTTAAAGACAAATGCACCAGAGCGGGAATGAATACTTATATCGCCAAACCGGTGCAGTATGCTGCCCTGCAGGAAATTATCCTTCGCACTATGAATGATAGCAGCGCGGTGGCTCTTCCTGTTGCTGAGCCTGTTCCTTTTGCAGAAAAAATAGTGGATTTTGAAAAAGCTGACCGCATGTATCAGGGGGATACTTCCTTATACGATGAACTGTGCGCCATGTTCTTAAAGGATATACATACTGATATAGGTAATTTTAAAGCCGCTCTGGCCGATGATTCAAGTGTCGCGAAACGAATTATCCATACTGTGAAAAGCAATTGTGCAGCCATTTGCGCTTCTCGCGCCTGTGCTGCTGCGATGCAGTTGGAAAAGGCCCTCATAAATGAAGATGTGGCCGGAGTGGAAAAGAATCTTGCTTCTTTTGAAGAAGAAGCGGAGATGGTCTGCGAAGAATTGAAATAG
- a CDS encoding aminopeptidase — MLTKEQLDKYVDALWWGLTTARTKPYEKGDLIMVRYEAQALPLAEVVFKRLIDEGLNPVPRMTLTPAMEKSFYGDGNDDQLSYTAPGEEEFAKGLNGLIVLLAPSSLTHLAGVDPSRMGKCAVARKFLRDIMEKREQTGELGWTLCSYPTKALAESAGLSIEDFTAQVVKACYLDEEDPAACWKGVFDKAGEVKNWLNGLGIESYRVVSDDMDLTVKHGDLRQWIGVSGHNIPSFELFISPDWRGTSGVYYADQPSYRSGNYVEGVRIVFEDGVAKEITAKEGEEFVKKQLEMDEGASKLGEFSLTDRRFSRIDKFMANTLYDENYGGEFGNCHVAVGASYPDTYAGDQAELDARMKEELGYNTSALHWDLVNTQDKTVYATLKDGSEVVIYKSGEFQI, encoded by the coding sequence ATGCTGACAAAAGAACAGCTTGATAAATACGTTGATGCCTTGTGGTGGGGGCTGACCACCGCGCGCACTAAACCTTATGAGAAAGGGGACCTGATCATGGTCCGCTATGAGGCGCAGGCCCTTCCGCTGGCGGAAGTTGTGTTTAAGCGCTTGATTGACGAGGGGCTTAACCCTGTTCCCCGGATGACCCTTACACCGGCAATGGAAAAAAGTTTTTACGGAGACGGGAATGATGATCAATTAAGCTACACTGCTCCGGGTGAAGAGGAATTTGCCAAGGGACTCAACGGACTGATTGTGCTGCTGGCCCCTTCTTCGCTTACCCATCTGGCCGGGGTCGATCCCTCCCGAATGGGCAAATGTGCTGTTGCCCGTAAATTCTTGCGCGATATTATGGAAAAAAGGGAACAGACTGGCGAGCTTGGCTGGACTCTTTGTTCTTATCCGACAAAGGCGCTTGCCGAATCAGCCGGACTCAGCATTGAAGATTTTACCGCTCAGGTTGTCAAAGCTTGTTATCTTGACGAAGAAGATCCTGCCGCCTGCTGGAAGGGTGTTTTTGATAAGGCCGGTGAAGTAAAGAATTGGTTGAACGGTTTGGGAATCGAGTCCTATCGCGTTGTTTCCGATGATATGGATCTTACCGTGAAGCATGGCGATCTGCGCCAGTGGATAGGTGTTTCCGGTCATAATATTCCCAGTTTCGAGCTTTTTATTTCTCCGGACTGGCGCGGAACTTCCGGCGTTTATTACGCCGACCAGCCTTCTTACCGTTCCGGTAACTATGTGGAAGGTGTGCGTATCGTCTTCGAGGATGGTGTAGCCAAGGAAATAACTGCCAAAGAAGGTGAGGAGTTTGTCAAAAAGCAGTTGGAAATGGATGAAGGGGCTTCCAAGCTTGGAGAGTTTTCCCTTACCGATCGCCGCTTCTCACGAATTGACAAATTTATGGCCAATACCCTTTATGACGAAAACTACGGCGGAGAATTCGGTAATTGCCATGTTGCCGTAGGTGCTTCCTACCCTGATACATACGCCGGTGATCAGGCCGAGCTGGATGCTCGTATGAAAGAAGAGCTGGGGTATAATACCTCCGCCTTGCACTGGGATCTGGTTAATACACAGGATAAGACTGTTTATGCTACCCTCAAGGATGGCAGCGAAGTGGTAATCTATAAGTCAGGTGAATTCCAGATTTAA
- a CDS encoding ferredoxin gives MSYVITIDTDKCNGDGECVDVCPTEVYELQDGKAVAVNEDECLGCESCIEVCEQDAITVEEQ, from the coding sequence ATGAGCTACGTTATCACTATTGATACTGACAAATGTAACGGCGACGGCGAATGCGTTGATGTATGTCCTACCGAAGTTTACGAACTTCAGGACGGCAAAGCAGTAGCTGTTAACGAAGACGAATGCCTCGGTTGTGAATCTTGCATCGAAGTTTGCGAACAGGATGCTATCACCGTCGAAGAGCAGTAG
- a CDS encoding YkgJ family cysteine cluster protein encodes MEFKEIFQKYEALVAEVDKTFKKISDQTDDGIKCEKGCSDCCHALFDLTLVEAIYINRKFNETYSGMERADIMQDADKADRLIHKIKRRAFKASQSGASTAEILKEVSLARVKCPFLKEDSLCALYDYRPLTCRIYGVPMNIGGQAHSCQKSGFTPGKSYPTINMDTLQSKLMQLSEELAASINSALKELPEVLVPLSMALVTEYTPEYLGANTGDKVETPEPESESSEACGTCDKDKSACATCNYSVELGAGPNE; translated from the coding sequence TTGGAGTTCAAAGAAATTTTTCAAAAATATGAAGCTCTTGTCGCAGAAGTGGACAAGACTTTCAAAAAAATATCCGATCAGACAGATGACGGCATCAAATGCGAGAAAGGTTGTAGCGATTGTTGTCACGCGCTCTTCGACCTGACCCTTGTGGAAGCGATCTACATCAACCGCAAATTCAATGAGACTTACAGCGGCATGGAACGCGCCGACATCATGCAGGACGCCGACAAAGCCGACAGACTGATCCACAAGATCAAAAGAAGGGCTTTCAAAGCGAGTCAGTCCGGAGCCTCCACTGCAGAAATCCTCAAGGAAGTATCCCTTGCCCGGGTTAAATGCCCATTTCTTAAGGAAGACAGCCTCTGTGCTCTTTATGATTACCGCCCCTTAACCTGCCGCATTTACGGTGTTCCGATGAACATCGGCGGTCAGGCGCACTCCTGCCAGAAGTCAGGATTCACCCCCGGTAAATCATATCCTACCATCAACATGGACACCTTGCAGTCCAAGCTGATGCAGTTGAGTGAAGAACTGGCCGCCTCCATAAACTCTGCCTTGAAAGAGCTGCCGGAAGTTCTGGTTCCCCTCTCCATGGCACTCGTTACCGAATACACTCCTGAATATCTCGGTGCCAATACCGGGGATAAGGTGGAAACACCTGAACCGGAATCTGAATCTTCCGAGGCTTGCGGAACATGCGACAAAGACAAATCAGCATGCGCGACCTGCAATTATTCAGTTGAACTGGGCGCCGGCCCCAATGAATAA
- the pgm gene encoding phosphoglucomutase (alpha-D-glucose-1,6-bisphosphate-dependent): MALSKLAGQPAPAEILENIPRLVSAYYTIKPDPSVDSHLVAFGTSGHRGSALDGSFNEAHIFAIAQAICEYRKSQGYTGPLYMGKDPHALSEPAQISALEVFAANDVLVLLNDKGYTPTPAISHAILAYNKGRKDGFADGVVITPSHNPPRDGGFKYNPPSAGPAGTAITRTIQNRANVILKNGLKDVKRIPFNRALSADTTKEFDFTTPYVNDLENIVDMQAIASAGLSIGVDPLGGAAIDFWEPIAEKYGLNMSVVNKKLDPAYSFMHVDKDGKIRMDCSSPYAMAGLIELKDKYDISFANDPDTDRHGIVTQSRGLMNPNHYLAVAIEYLYKHRPQWSENLTVGKTLVSSSMIDRVAKSINRPLMEVPVGFKWFVEPLLNGTCGFGGEESAGASFLRKDGTVWTTDKDGIIMNLLAAEITAITEKDPGEHYTALEKQFGHPVYKRIDTPATEEQKKAFSILTPDMVKAKTLAGETIEERLTEAPGNGEAIGGLKIVTENGWFAARPSGTESIYKIYAESFKGLAHLVAIQEEAGKIVNAAFDVALK; this comes from the coding sequence ATGGCACTCAGCAAACTAGCAGGACAACCGGCCCCGGCCGAAATCCTTGAAAACATCCCCAGACTCGTATCAGCATATTACACCATAAAACCAGATCCTTCCGTAGATTCCCATCTTGTTGCATTCGGAACATCCGGCCATAGGGGCTCCGCGCTGGACGGCTCATTTAACGAGGCCCACATCTTCGCAATAGCACAAGCCATCTGCGAATACAGAAAATCCCAAGGGTACACCGGACCGCTTTACATGGGTAAAGATCCCCACGCCCTTTCGGAACCTGCACAAATTTCAGCACTGGAAGTTTTTGCCGCAAACGACGTTCTGGTTCTTCTGAACGACAAGGGTTACACACCCACTCCGGCAATCTCGCACGCCATCCTCGCGTACAATAAGGGAAGAAAAGACGGATTCGCTGACGGCGTGGTCATCACACCATCCCATAACCCCCCGCGCGACGGCGGATTTAAATATAACCCGCCAAGTGCCGGCCCTGCAGGAACCGCAATAACCAGGACCATCCAGAACAGGGCCAACGTGATATTGAAAAACGGTCTTAAGGACGTTAAACGTATCCCGTTTAACAGAGCGCTTTCCGCTGACACCACCAAAGAATTCGATTTCACCACTCCTTACGTGAATGATCTTGAAAACATCGTTGACATGCAGGCCATCGCGTCTGCCGGTTTGAGCATAGGTGTTGATCCTCTCGGCGGTGCGGCAATTGATTTCTGGGAGCCCATAGCCGAGAAATACGGTCTGAATATGAGCGTGGTGAATAAAAAGCTCGACCCGGCCTACTCCTTCATGCACGTGGATAAAGACGGCAAAATCCGTATGGACTGCTCTTCTCCCTACGCAATGGCCGGACTGATCGAGTTAAAGGATAAATACGATATTTCCTTTGCCAACGACCCGGACACTGACAGGCACGGCATAGTCACCCAGAGCCGGGGACTTATGAATCCCAACCATTATCTGGCTGTTGCCATCGAATATTTATACAAGCACAGACCGCAGTGGAGCGAAAATCTCACTGTAGGTAAAACCCTCGTTTCCAGCTCCATGATTGACCGGGTGGCGAAATCCATAAACCGTCCACTCATGGAAGTACCTGTAGGATTTAAATGGTTTGTTGAGCCGCTGCTTAACGGTACCTGCGGTTTCGGTGGAGAGGAAAGCGCAGGTGCATCATTCCTGCGTAAGGACGGAACAGTATGGACCACTGACAAAGACGGGATCATCATGAACCTGCTCGCAGCGGAAATTACTGCCATCACAGAAAAGGATCCGGGCGAACACTACACTGCCCTTGAAAAACAGTTCGGTCATCCGGTCTACAAACGCATCGATACTCCGGCCACCGAAGAACAGAAGAAAGCGTTCAGTATACTGACTCCGGATATGGTCAAGGCCAAAACACTTGCCGGGGAAACAATCGAGGAACGACTAACCGAAGCTCCCGGTAACGGGGAAGCTATCGGCGGCCTCAAGATTGTGACTGAAAACGGCTGGTTTGCAGCGCGTCCTTCCGGGACAGAATCTATTTACAAAATTTACGCCGAGTCTTTCAAGGGACTGGCCCATCTGGTAGCAATTCAAGAAGAAGCAGGCAAAATTGTAAATGCCGCATTTGATGTCGCCCTGAAATAG
- a CDS encoding LysR family transcriptional regulator — MEIRHLLSFKEIVEQGSFIKAAQLLNYAQSSITSHVRVIEDFYGQPVFERLGKRVVLNSFGERLYRRVLPLLTGYDDICGLKNEVGEPAGQLHLGAPESTMIYRLSPVLQKYKSMYPKVELIMHNLICPVMRGQMRDGSLDLAVLLDQVVEEDELVCKSLFDEPMCVVLPREYPAEELIYSPSHAVLYTETGCSYRQIFQQLLEEKGIKTDNIIETASVEVIKQYLLCNIGVSFLPDIVIRKELADGRLKAVPWESLDPIRVQIVHHKDKWISPAMAEFMRLLEEEAAGWE, encoded by the coding sequence ATGGAAATCCGGCATTTATTATCATTCAAGGAAATTGTGGAGCAGGGCAGTTTTATCAAGGCCGCGCAATTGCTCAATTATGCTCAGTCTTCAATTACTTCCCACGTGCGGGTGATTGAGGATTTTTACGGACAGCCTGTTTTTGAACGCCTTGGTAAGCGGGTGGTTCTTAACTCATTCGGGGAGCGGCTTTACAGAAGGGTATTGCCCTTGCTGACTGGGTATGATGATATTTGTGGATTGAAAAATGAAGTGGGGGAACCCGCTGGCCAGTTACATCTCGGTGCGCCGGAATCAACTATGATTTACCGTCTTTCCCCGGTGCTGCAAAAATATAAATCCATGTATCCCAAGGTAGAACTGATCATGCACAACCTGATTTGTCCGGTTATGCGTGGGCAGATGCGGGATGGCTCTCTTGATCTTGCGGTGCTGTTGGATCAGGTGGTTGAGGAAGACGAGCTAGTCTGCAAGTCCCTTTTTGACGAGCCTATGTGCGTGGTCCTGCCGCGCGAGTATCCTGCTGAGGAGTTAATCTATTCCCCTTCCCATGCGGTTCTCTACACGGAAACCGGATGTAGCTACCGCCAGATTTTCCAGCAGTTGCTGGAGGAAAAAGGCATCAAGACCGATAACATCATTGAAACCGCCAGCGTGGAAGTGATCAAGCAATACCTGCTCTGTAATATCGGAGTATCTTTCCTGCCGGATATTGTTATTCGAAAAGAACTGGCGGATGGCAGGCTCAAGGCTGTTCCATGGGAATCACTTGATCCTATCCGGGTCCAGATTGTCCACCACAAGGATAAATGGATTTCTCCGGCCATGGCAGAATTCATGCGTTTGCTTGAGGAGGAGGCTGCGGGATGGGAATAG
- a CDS encoding tetratricopeptide repeat protein, with product MQKFDNIDDYIADLKKKKAESPTCSNTRYNLGVAHLSKREFMEAEREFLVAIDESPKMAEAYVQLGGIAMQRGDLEGCLRYNITATQQRPFFAVPWGNIGYVYMEQGETDKAVKALKRAVKYDPNFVQALSTLGAAYFNEGEVDDCIEVCEKALKLADNFGPAWNNLALCYTEKEDFKKAIECVDKAIETGFEVSADFLKELEPHR from the coding sequence ATGCAGAAATTTGATAATATTGACGATTACATTGCGGATCTGAAAAAGAAAAAAGCAGAAAGCCCCACCTGTAGTAATACTCGCTACAATCTGGGTGTAGCTCACCTTTCCAAAAGAGAATTCATGGAAGCTGAGCGCGAATTCCTCGTTGCCATTGATGAATCTCCCAAAATGGCTGAAGCATACGTACAGCTCGGCGGAATCGCCATGCAGCGCGGTGACCTTGAAGGCTGTCTGCGTTACAACATTACTGCCACACAGCAGCGTCCTTTCTTCGCCGTACCCTGGGGCAACATAGGTTACGTATACATGGAACAGGGCGAGACTGATAAAGCAGTAAAAGCCCTGAAACGTGCTGTTAAGTACGACCCCAACTTTGTTCAGGCCCTCTCCACTCTCGGAGCAGCCTACTTTAACGAAGGCGAAGTAGATGATTGTATCGAAGTCTGCGAAAAAGCGCTTAAGCTCGCGGATAACTTCGGTCCGGCATGGAACAACCTTGCCCTCTGCTACACAGAAAAAGAAGACTTCAAGAAAGCAATAGAGTGCGTAGACAAAGCCATTGAAACCGGCTTTGAAGTATCCGCCGACTTCCTCAAGGAACTTGAACCGCACCGTTAA
- the cheB gene encoding chemotaxis-specific protein-glutamate methyltransferase CheB: protein MIKVLIVDDSASVRTLFAEMFKREDDFEVVGCAEDGYSALRMVRDLKPDVVSMDVNLPDCDGFSITRMIMEENPVPIVVVSAVYSATDAEIGFRLIDTGALTFHKKPALNSGYFEEQMQEIITSVRLMSEVRVVRRKRRFRNAADQNRPQPLEGNFLPAPSSGKDKVVCIGASTGGPQAIKQILMSIPHEFTAPILVVQHMSEGFTEGMVNWLKRYTGHDVRRAAHGDLLESGTIYFAPEGSHMEVSAERKIVLTDSASVNESRPSVSVLFNSAAQNLGRSAVGVLLTGMGRDGADGLLAIRRKGGYTIAQDEETSIVFGMPGEAVKIGAAISILPIEKIGDYLNRIFLGLPEET, encoded by the coding sequence GTGATCAAGGTCCTGATTGTTGATGATTCTGCATCTGTACGAACACTGTTTGCGGAGATGTTTAAGCGCGAGGATGACTTCGAGGTTGTCGGCTGTGCCGAAGACGGATACTCCGCCTTGCGTATGGTCCGGGATTTGAAACCGGATGTGGTCTCCATGGATGTTAATCTTCCCGATTGCGACGGTTTCAGCATTACCCGGATGATCATGGAAGAGAATCCGGTGCCTATAGTTGTTGTCAGTGCCGTTTACAGTGCTACCGACGCAGAGATAGGCTTTCGGCTGATAGATACCGGAGCCCTTACTTTTCATAAAAAGCCGGCCTTGAATAGTGGATATTTTGAAGAGCAGATGCAGGAGATAATTACTTCCGTGCGTCTGATGTCTGAAGTACGGGTCGTCCGCCGCAAACGCAGGTTCAGGAATGCAGCCGACCAAAACAGGCCGCAACCTTTAGAGGGAAATTTTTTGCCGGCTCCTTCCTCCGGGAAAGATAAAGTTGTCTGCATAGGTGCTTCCACCGGGGGCCCGCAGGCCATCAAGCAGATACTGATGTCTATTCCTCACGAATTTACCGCTCCAATACTCGTTGTTCAGCATATGTCTGAAGGGTTTACTGAAGGGATGGTCAACTGGCTGAAAAGATATACCGGTCACGATGTCAGAAGGGCTGCTCATGGAGATTTACTTGAATCAGGTACAATCTATTTTGCACCTGAAGGTTCACACATGGAAGTTTCAGCGGAAAGGAAAATCGTGTTAACTGATTCCGCAAGTGTAAATGAAAGCAGACCCTCGGTATCAGTACTGTTTAATTCTGCAGCCCAGAATTTAGGCCGTTCCGCAGTTGGGGTCCTTCTGACCGGAATGGGTCGGGATGGGGCTGACGGTCTGCTTGCTATAAGACGCAAGGGCGGATACACAATTGCTCAGGATGAAGAGACTTCAATAGTTTTCGGAATGCCCGGTGAAGCTGTAAAAATCGGGGCTGCAATATCTATTTTACCAATTGAGAAGATCGGGGATTATCTGAATAGGATTTTTCTGGGGTTGCCGGAGGAAACGTAG
- a CDS encoding amino acid permease: MKNRKMGPILLGGLLAGAVLGSGVIMLPPMAEARLGEWSVVAWLIIMALGAVFASLFARLAVAYPGSEGVPIAIREVFGEKAGQLASNYIICAVFVGPVAVIMTAADSIAHAFNLSTAQISSSAAVIILICAFILLRRVTFVSTISLIASITIGLIMISGSITTISLTPVSPLPIGQPDITALGSTLLLLFWAIIGWEIIGNYSMEVCNPKRTIPLATILGVSTVSIVYLMAGWAMHSIAKSNHGSLNVAQIVEPLLHGYASFTVMLITCSLCICTYLMIMGGVSRLIASLALKGKLPLILAKTNANNAPSSAILLLCCIHILNLLLLHTEVVSLEGLVSFANVFFLANSLIAVGAALKILKSPVVRISCIILCIGFSTLLLFSSIWPLMTLVVVSIVTLNLRRFQPFAFVKK, encoded by the coding sequence ATGAAAAACAGAAAAATGGGCCCAATTCTACTAGGCGGCCTACTGGCTGGGGCAGTCCTTGGTTCAGGAGTGATTATGCTGCCGCCCATGGCGGAGGCAAGGCTTGGAGAATGGTCAGTTGTCGCGTGGCTGATAATTATGGCTCTGGGAGCCGTATTTGCTTCACTTTTCGCACGGCTGGCTGTTGCCTATCCCGGCTCGGAAGGAGTTCCAATCGCCATCCGCGAAGTATTCGGCGAGAAAGCGGGACAATTGGCTTCCAACTATATAATTTGCGCCGTCTTTGTCGGGCCTGTAGCTGTAATAATGACCGCAGCAGATTCCATCGCCCATGCATTCAACTTGTCCACAGCACAGATTTCAAGCTCTGCCGCAGTCATAATACTCATATGCGCTTTCATTTTGTTACGCCGGGTTACCTTTGTCAGCACTATCTCACTCATTGCCAGCATAACCATCGGTTTAATCATGATAAGCGGAAGCATCACTACCATCAGTTTAACGCCTGTAAGTCCGCTACCAATAGGTCAACCGGATATTACAGCACTCGGCTCCACCCTGCTGCTGCTTTTCTGGGCTATCATCGGCTGGGAAATCATCGGCAACTACTCTATGGAAGTATGCAACCCCAAACGAACAATTCCATTGGCAACTATTCTCGGAGTCAGTACCGTCAGCATAGTATACCTGATGGCCGGGTGGGCTATGCATTCGATTGCAAAAAGCAATCATGGCTCGTTAAACGTTGCCCAGATAGTAGAGCCTCTACTGCACGGTTATGCGAGCTTCACAGTCATGCTGATTACCTGCTCACTGTGTATTTGTACCTACCTTATGATTATGGGCGGAGTTTCACGGCTGATCGCATCACTCGCCCTCAAAGGTAAGCTGCCATTAATTCTGGCGAAGACTAACGCGAATAATGCCCCGTCATCGGCAATTCTGCTTCTGTGCTGCATCCATATTCTAAATCTGCTCCTGCTCCATACCGAAGTAGTATCCCTTGAAGGACTGGTCTCCTTTGCCAATGTATTCTTCCTAGCCAATTCATTAATAGCCGTTGGAGCAGCATTGAAAATTTTAAAATCCCCTGTGGTACGTATTTCATGCATCATTTTGTGCATCGGCTTTAGTACCCTGCTGTTATTTTCCTCCATCTGGCCGCTGATGACCCTTGTCGTGGTAAGTATCGTCACTTTAAACCTTAGACGATTCCAGCCGTTTGCATTCGTCAAAAAATAA